The following are encoded together in the Corticium candelabrum chromosome 1, ooCorCand1.1, whole genome shotgun sequence genome:
- the LOC134178986 gene encoding nucleoredoxin-like — MALVELLGPTVVHGDDKKSVDVSSLSGEGKAIGIYFSAHWCGPCRSFTPRLADFYKKMKSGQKGAKLELVFVSSDRDEKSFDEYFKEMPWHALPYDQRDKKSQLSSKYKVRGIPTLVFVDGQTGRLLTADGRSFVQSDPSGEEFPWHDKTFLEVIPGKVTGKGDEELDFEKDLKGKILGVYFSAHWCPPCRSFTPQLVEFYKTKQKTDPDFDIIFASSDRDDEAFKEYFSEMPWKAIPFGDKRKEQLSKLYGVSGIPTLVWVDKDGKTITTNGRACVSDDPEGKDFPWYPKPVNELSGSQAAIINDAPCLIYFTKEDDASVDKAKNALKSKAQELYDAAKSKGEDEQKLYFFYAKSNEDIIESLTEFASLSTDFPQLVILDVPSGSKYVSDSKEPDDTAVKSFVDDYLAEKLKKTSIR, encoded by the exons ATGGCTCTTGTCGAACTACTCGGCCCGACCGTCGTGCACGGAGACGACAAAAAATCCGTCGACGTGTCGAGTCTGTCCGGCGAAGGCAAAGCGATCGGCATCTATTTCTCCGCTCACTGGTGCGGCCCATGTCGCTCGTTCACGCCGCGACTCGCAGACTTCTACAAGAAAATGAAGTCCGGCCAGAAGGGTGCGAAACTAGAGCTCGTGTTCGTCAGCTCCGATCGAGACGAGAAGAGCTTCGACGAGTACTTCAAGGAAATGCCGTGGCATGCGTTGCCGTACGATCAGCGAGACAAGAAGAGCCAACTGTCGTCGAAATACAAAGTGCGCGGCATTCCGACGTTGGTCTTCGTCGACGGACAGACTGGCCGTCTTCTTACTGCCGACGGTCGCAGCTTCGTGCAGTCGGATCCGTCCGGTGAGGAGTTTCCGTGGCACGACAAGACGTTTTTGGAGGTGATACCCGGGAAGGTGACCGGGAAGGGCGACGAGGAGTTGGATTTTGAGAAGGATCTGAAGGGAAAGATTCTGGGCGTGTATTTCTCCGCGCATTGG TGTCCTCCTTGTCGAAGTTTTACTCCTCAGCTGGTCGAATTCTACAAGACAAAGCAAAAAACTGACCCGGATTTCGACATAATTTTTGCTAGCTCTGATCGGGATGATGAAGCTTTTAAGGAGTATTTTAGTGAGATGCCGTGGAAAGCGATTCCGTTTGGCGACAAGCGGAAAGAACAGCTATCCAAGTTGTACGGTGTATCAG GTATCCCAACGCTGGTCTGGGTAGACAAAGATGGGAAGACGATCACTACAAATGGACGAGCATGTGTTTCTGATGATCCAGAGGGCAAG GATTTTCCTTGGTACCCCAAACCTGTGAATGAACTGTCTGGCAGTCAGGCAGCCATCATCAACGATGCACCATGTCTCATCTATTTCACAAAAGAGGACGATGCTAGCGTTGACAAGGCAAAAAATGCATTAAAATCTAAAGCACAAGAGCTATATGATGCGGCAAAGAGCAAAGGTGAAGATGAGCAGAAGCTATATTTCTTCTATGCAAAATCGAATGAAGACATCATAGAGTCCCTAACAGAATTTGCAAGTCTTAGTACTGATTTCCCACAACTTGTCATCTTGGATGTTCCTTCAGGCTCAAAGTATGTATCTGACAGCAAAGAACCCGATGATACAGCTGTGAAAAGTTTCGTAGACGATTACCTAGCTGAGAAACTGAAGAAGACAAGCATCAGATAA
- the LOC134179442 gene encoding ABC transporter B family member 1-like isoform X2, which produces MAERLYRLGIIRFSTIFGALLFVDFALTVSLWLSGSPSEEAESKSEQQLQFSITSFTWTNSVFDLVLVSLAKLLLCAALLWNAENSILHELWDDKPYERPHARRTRLMLILILVCILINVVYVVAKDGVILSDDDGDIFGKDGMPVTYGVCLITSSLFAVVELGFCVFMFKYLNSARFRIAAFALHLNTSKDDGSGKWSNETEKDSDEKEKYRVPVHRVLGLAKPELPLLVPATFFLLIATGSMVLAPRYFGKVIDAAVQKNRGKMNEDVWILLGVFLAGSIAGMFRSFFFVLAGERLVARLRQRLFGSVMKQEVAFFDVTRTGELTSRLSSDTQVVQDAVTSNLSMLIRYALLIIASLVFMFVLSWKLTLVLLAVVPIVSIGAVIYGNYIKKLRKQFQDLLAEAGTVAEESISSIRTVRSFSNEEKSMDNYNDGIDKSYHVGKKSALAIGIFNGCVFSVIQGACVLVLWYGSTLVVSGELSAGLLTSFMLYMFNIAMAFAFISNLYGVFMQAVGASTRIFQLLDRVPSISIAGGTKLLMFEGSIEFQQVSFKYPSRPDTSVLKKVTFYVKRGTVVALVGPSGGGKSTIVNLIERFYTPIEGKICLGKVGLISMNLIRNGFDNTLLWWDKNLFCLEARFVKT; this is translated from the exons ATGGCAGAGAGACTCTATCGTCTGGGAATAATTCGCTTTTCCACAATCTTTGGAGCTCTTCTATTTGTGGACTTTGCACTGACTGTCAGTCTGTGGCTGTCCGGCTCACCCAGCGAAGAAGCAGAGTCGAAAAGCGAACAGCAACTGCAGTTTAGTATCACGTCCTTCACGTGGACAAATTCCGTCTTTGACTTAGTGTTGGTATCGTTGGCAAAGTTACTTTTATGTGCCGCTTTATTGTGGAATGCTGAGAATTCGATCTTACACGAATTGTGGGATGATAAACCATATGAGCGACCTCATGCTAGACGGACGCGTTTGATGCTCATTCTGATTCTTGTTTGCATCTTAATAAATGTCGTGTATGTCGTTGCTAAGGACGGTGTTATCCTATCTGATGATGATGGGGATATATTTGGGAAAGATGGTATGCCTGTCACTTATGGAGTTTGTTTGATCACGTCGtctctgtttgctgttgttgaacTGGGGTTCTGTGTCTTTATGTTTAAATACCTCAATAGTGCCAGGTTTCGTATTGCTGCATTTGCCTTGCATTTGAATACGAGCAAGGATGATGGGAGTGGCAAATGGAGCAACGAAACTGAGAAGGACAGTGATGAGAAGGAAAAGTATCGAGTGCCTGTTCATCGAGTTCTTGGCTTGGCTAAGCCG GAGCTACCCTTACTTGTGCCTGCTACATTTTTTTTGTTAATTGCAACTGGGTCAATGGTGTTAGCACCACGATACTTTGGTAAAGTGATTGATGCTGCAGTTCAGAAAAATAGAG gCAAAATGAATGAAGATGTGTGGATATTGCTTGGTGTCTTCCTGGCTGGTTCCATTGCTGGCATGTTTAGGTCATTCTTCTTTGTACTGGCAGGAGAACGTCTTGTAGCAAGACTGAGGCAAAGG TTGTTTGGTTCTGTAATGAAACAAGAGGTGGCTTTTTTTGATGTGACAAG AACTGGTGAATTGACAAGTCGACTCAGTTCAGACACCCAAGTTGTCCAAGATGCAGTTACG AGCAACCTGTCGATGCTTATTCGCTATGCCTTGTTGATCATTGCCTCTCTCGTCTTCATGTTTGTTCTCAGCTGGAAGCTCACACTTGTCTTACTTGCTGTTGTTCCTATTGTCTCTATTGGAGCCGTTATCTATG GAAATTATATTAAGAAACTCCGAAAGCAGTTCCAGGACCTGCTAGCTGAAGCTGGAACTGTAGCCGAAGAGTCTATTAGTAGCATACGAACAGTTCGGTCATTCTCCAATGAAGAGAAGAGCATGGACAATTACAATGACGGGATCGACAAGAGCTATCATGTTGGCAAAAAGTCTGCTCTAGCAATAG GTATCTTTAATGGCTGTGTATTCAGTGTCATCCAAGGTGCTTGTGTCCTTGTATTATGGTATGGGTCTACTTTGGTGGTTAGTGGAGAACTGTCTGCTGGTCTATTGACAT CTTTTATGCTCTATATGTTTAACATTGCCATGGCGTTTGCATTTATCTCAAATCTCTATGGGGTGTTTATGCAG GCTGTAGGCGCTTCTACGAGAATATTCCAATTGTTGGATCGAGTTCCTTCTATTTCCATTGCTGGAGGAACAAAGCTGCTGATGTTTGAAGGAA GTATTGAGTTCCAGCAGGTCTCCTTTAAGTATCCTTCACGACCAGACACTTCAGTTCTGAAGAAGGTTACGTTTTACGTCAAACGGGGGACAGTGGTGGCACTGGTGGGACCATCAGGTGGAGGAAAGTCTACTATAGTCAACCTTATTGAAAGATTCTACACTCCAATTGAAGGCAaaatttgtcttggtaag GTGGGACTGATATCGATGAACTTGATCCGAAATGGTTTCGACAACACGTTGCTATGGTGGGACAAGAACCTGTTTTGTTTGGAAGCACGATTCGTGAAAACATAG